The genomic interval AAATGATAATTGcacttggaattctctaggccagaatactggagtgggtagcctttcccttctacagggatctccccaacccagagattgaacccaggtctcccacattgcaagtggattctttaccagctgagccacaaggaaagcccaagcatacctgaatgggtagcctatcccttctccagcagatcttcccgacccaggaataaaaccggggtggtggggcagggaggggcattgaatccaggtctcccacatcgcaggtgaattctttaccagctgagccacagagagcccaacagacacatgaaaagatactaatAGCTTTCCTCCAagagaaaacaattaaaatttccATAACATCATGTTATGGAAAGCCTCCTAAAGAAGAGGAACAAAGTCAGACACTCACTGAAGGAGGAGAGCCTTAGTGGTTTGCCCAAGGAGACTGGAAGAAGCAGAGGGGGAGCCGGTGGCAGAGAGAGGATGGCTCAGTGACAGGCTGACGCTGCCCTCACAGGCCTCTGCACAAGGCTGTGAGTAATCACACGCCAAGGCCTGGAGCCACAGGTTGCTGCAGTTATCTTTCACGTCACCCTGTACGTTTCACCCTGAGCCTGCAGTAAAGCACACAGCAGCCAAATTGGGTTCCACTGATCCTGCAACCCTGATGGGCTCCTGCTGTCCCTAGTCTCTGAATCTCCAGAGGATGATTCAGATTCGGTTTTGCACTCTTTTATGACCTTTCACTTCACTGAGCAGTGGGCTTGTTTCATTATACTAGCACGGTCAGCTCTGACAGCCTAGGAATCACGGTGCTCCTCAGAGTAGAGGCTGTTCTTTGTTAAATGAAGGAATCATTCAGTATTTCAGAGAAATTCATCTACTTGCAAGTGAAGCTCTCCAACTCTGAAttataattgttaaatatttaccttGGTCATTGTCCCAGAACAAACATTTTAAGTTCTTTGTATTGTAACTGTTCAGCTTGGGGTGGTTCTAGGATTGATCACAGAGCTGTGGAACTAGAAAGAGCATCTAATCCAATtgttttacaattattttacAAGTATCACGGGcttgctcagtagctcagttggtaaagaatctgcctgcaatgcagaccaggttcgatccctgggtcgggaagatcccctgaaggaaatggcaacctgctccagtactcttgcctggaaaattccatggacagagaagcctggcaggctactgtccatgggattgcaaagagtcggacacaactgtgcggctaactttcacttttattgtaatcaagtgaaaaaaatccccatttttgttttgccttttaaaaatatataaacctaAATTACTTCAGAAATAAAGACTCTAATCCCTGGTCTATTCTGATCTTTGTGGAGAACAGGGAAAGCTGGAGGCAGAGACACTGCTCAGAGTCCCCTGGGCACTAGCTCTGCATCTTCGCCCGCTGTGAGGAAGTAGCCTTGCTGCTCATCAGTTTGGATCACTCTTTGACATGCAGCTGTTCTAATTTACAACACTGATACTGCCTTAGGTCTTAATGTTAATTCCTTAGGAAGATGTTGATGAAGTCAGTCAAAATATAAAAAGGTATTAGTGTGAGAGCCTGGCTATGTTATCTGCTCTGGAACACGCACTGGCTGAGTGAAGCATGTCAGCAGTAGTTGCTCACCCCACAGGgactcaagagacacagagagTGCCGGCAAAGATGTGCTGCATCTGCTCCTGCTTTGTGTAGCCACCCGGCTTCTGCTAAACGTAGTTTCCTTGGCTAAATAAATCGGGAAGCAGTGAGAACGTCTGTGTGCCTATATATGTTCTTTTCCTGCTCATCTATAACCTACCTAtattgaaaaacaacaacaaaacctatttggaaataatttctgacTTACAGAAAGTTACAGGAATATTAGAAAGAATTCTTGGACTCTTCCAGTGGTCCAATgcttaagattccatgcttccactccagggggaacaagttcaatcccaggtcccccagtcagggaagttccacatggtacggacagaaaaaaaaaaaaaaaattatcattttaccCAGATCCAAATGTTAAAGGTTTATCGTATTTTTTATAGATATAaacctttatttttaatctgataTCCAGTTATGGAAtcagatgatggtggtggttgaaTCGCTaagtgtgtccagctcttggaaccccatggactgtagccggccaggctcctctgtccataggatttctcaggcaagaatactggagtgggttgccatttccttctccaagagtttatcatattttatcattCTTCTCCAGTAGACACTTTTTTCTGAACTGTTGTAGATATTCTGTTTAGGAGTAAATACACACAGGTATTTAACTAAATTAGAAGGGAACTGTCCTTAGGTAAAGGACATCTAAGAAAAACAAGGACTTTCTCACAACACAGTgatgaaaatcaggaaattaacattgatacagTACTATAATATATAGGCCTTATTAATATTTTGCCAGTTTACCTAATACACGTGTTACATTTGTCATActaatagaatcatacagtatatagtcTTTCGGGACTTGCATTTCTCACTCAGCATAGTATATTTTGGGTGctgtgtcgctcagtcatgtctgactctttgcggctccatggactatagcccaacaggctcctctgtctatggggattctccagacaagaatactggagtgggttgccatgccctccaggggatcttcccaacccagggatcgaacccaggtctcctgcattgcaggcagattctttaccagctgagccaccagggacgcctaTAGGTCTGGATCCTTTGTTCCTTTTCTATCATTCAGTAGTATTCCATTCTTGGATTATAACACAGTCTGTtcatgaacatttgggttgtttccagtttgggactaCTACGAATAAAGCTTCTATAGATGACTGTAGTTAACAGTACCATATATGTGAAAGTTAAGACTAAATTCTAAGAATTctcatcacagaagaaaaaattatattttctttttttgtctctatatgagatgatggatgttaactaaacttattgtggtaattatGTCgttatgtaagtcaaatcatatGCTGTACACCTTGACTTATACAGTAATATTTATcagctatatctcaataaaactagaaaaaatctAGAGTAGGATATCTTGCTTCTAATTAGGAGTTAACAATGCCCCCCACCCATAAAAAGCTGCTGTGAAagttcatgtacaagtttttgtgtaaaTGTTAGCTGTCATTTCTCTAGGATAAATACCCAGGTATATGATTGCTGAATCATGTAAGCACATATTTAAGAAGATGCCAGACTGTTTTCCTGCTAGAACATGAAGAAAGTCAGATGCAGTCAGACTGGTGAGAGAGCTGAGAACTTACAGATGGACCATGTTAAGGAGTTTGGCAATTCTAAGAGCAAGGAGAAGACACTGAATGCTATTGAGCAGAGGAGACATTTGAACGGTTTTGTATTTTGCAAAGATTCCTCTAGCTACAGTTTGCCCTACAATTCCTCTAAGGGAAATTTGAAGAATGGATAATTGGAAAGGGCCAAAGTGGTTTTATGGACACCAGTTAGAAAGTTACTGCAATAGGCTAAATAAGAAGTAATGGCAGCTTAGACCAGGGTAGTGGCAGTAGAGATGGAGAGGAATGGACAGGTCCAGGAGATAAtaaggggactttcctggtccactggctaagaatccaccttccaattgCCGagggcacgggttcagtccctgctcagggaattaagatcctacaggCTGTGCAGTATTgccaaaaagaaaactaaaaaaatgagataataaggAAGTAAATTCTTCTGTCCACTCTTTTAgggaaaatgtttaatatttcaaCATTATACTTAATGTTTGGCTGTAGGTTTTTCTTAAATGTCCTTTACCGAAGGCCAGTTCCCTTctggttatttttaaagaactattttattcatttgactgccaggtcttagttgtggcacatgggatctagttccctgaccacggatggaacccaggccccgtgttgggagtgcagagtcttagccactggaccacgagggtaGTCCCTGTAAGGTTGTGCCTCGTAACGCCTCACCTGTTTCACTCATCTCCCCCACAGCCTCCCCTCGGGCAACTCTGTGTTTatcctctatttctgttttgtttgttgatgttttttagattacacatataagtaaaataatatagtattggtctctgacttatttcacttaagataccatctaggtccatccatattgtcatacatgacattatttcattttatggataatattccattgtatatacgtgtaccacatcttcctttttaaattaattattgtgggagtatagttgctttgggcttccctggtggctcagtggtaaagaatcaacctgccaatgcaagagacatgggttcagtccctgggttgggaagaacccctggaaaaggaaatggtaacccactccagtatcttgcctgggaaagtccttagaggagtctggtaggttacagtccatgggattgcaaacagtcagacacaacttggtgactaaacaacaaaacatagctgctttacaatgttaagtttcttactgtacagcaaagtgaatcagtcacacATAAATAcaaatccactcttttttagatttccttccccattaggtcaccacagagcgctgagtagagttccttgtgctacacagtaggttctcattagttatctgatttatacatagtagtgtatatatgtcagtcccaatctctcaTTTCATCCTACTGATCCTTCCCCCACAACATGTGGTCATTAGGATTAGTTCTTTCAAGTTTCAACAAAGTTGCTCCTTAGTTTATAGTATTCTAATACAGTGCCTTAAACTGGAAGGTTAACTTGTTTCTGTTCAAGTCCCAATTCTAGTACTTAAGTGATTTGTGTCATCTTGTATATATTTTGTGATCTTTAGTTTATCTATAAAACAAGgagaatagatgtttttgtgcTATTATGCAGAGCACATAGAATAATTTCTATAGGTGTTTTATGAAAACTGCAACTATACACATGTAAGATATTATTTcaagatttaatttaaaaaatacttatttaactgacaaacaactaatctcaaaaatatacaagcaactcatacagctcaattccagaaaaataaatgacccaatcaaaaaatgggccaaagaactaaatagacatttctccaaagtagacatacagatggctaacaaacacatgaaaagatgctcaacatcactcattatcagagaaatgcaaatcaaaaccactatgaggtaccatttcatgccagtcagaattgctgcgatccaaaagtctacaagcaataaatgctggggaggatgtggagaaaagggaaccctcttacactggtgagaatgcaaactagtacagccactatggagaacagtgtggagattccttaaaaaactggaaatagaactgccttgctgctgctgctaagttgcttcagttgtgtctgactctgtgcaaccccgtagatggcagcccaccaggctcccccgtccctgggattctccaggcaagaacactggagtgggttgccatttccttctccaatgcatgaaagtgaaaagtgaaagtgaagtcgctcagtcgtgtccgactcttctcaaccccatggactgcagcccaccaggctcctccatccatgggattttccaggcaagagtactgagaactgccttatgacccagcaatcccactgctgggcatacacactaaggaaaccagaattgaaagagacacatgtaccccaatgttcatcgcagcactgttgataatagcgaggacatggaagcaacctagatgtccatcagcagatgaatggataagaaagctgtggtacatatacacaatggagtattactcagccattaaaaagaatacatttgaatcagttctagtgaggtagatgaaactggagcctattatacagagtgaagtaagcctgaaagaaaaataccagtacagtatactaacgcctatatatggaatttagaaagatggtaacaataaccctgtatatgagacagcaaaagagacactgatatatagaacagtctttttgactctgtgggagagggaaagggtgggatgatttgggagaatggcattgaaacatgtataatatcatatatgaaacgagtcgccagtccaggtttgatgcacgatactggaaacttggggctggtgcactgggacgacccaaagggacggtacggggagggaggagagttcaggatggggaacacgtgtatacctgtggcggattcatgttgatatatggccaaaccaatacaataaaaaaaatacttatttgttcTTATACCTTTATAAATTTCAATCCTATCACCTCTAAAGCTTTCTAGAATGAAAAACTCTTCTGTCTTTGGCAAGTTTTTTGTCCTCTTGGTGTTTTAGCAGCTCTTTTCTAAACCACCTCTAACTTATGATTAGAATGTACCCGTTCCACAGCCACTGCATCAAGGCATATTCCAACTCATACTTCAAGATGCAGTTAGAACAGCAAGTCTTTCATGACAGTTTTCCACTCATATGTATTCACTCCCCAGTACTGGGCTGGTATTTACCAAACTAACTCCTGTATCCCCCTGGCTGACTTGGAAGCAGTTCAGAAGCCACCATCCTCTAATGTTAATCTTCATTAAAAACCTTACCTTAAATACCTCTGGGAGAATCTGGGAAGACTCTACAGAACGACAGGTAAGGGGTAGGTTTTAGAGCATCAGTCAAAGTTTTCCTGGATTTAAGTAGGAAACCAGCTCAGCACAAGGAAACAGAATGGAGCTTTCCAACTTTTGGCATGGTGTGTGCACATGCTTTTTTCTCCCACTTCCTCTCTTTCCACTCACCTGTCACTTACACTCCAGTCATAAGGAACTACTTGTAGTTCACTAGGTTGCTCTTTCCCCTGAGCCTTTAAGTTCATGTTGTTCCCTGTGTTTGGTATGCCTTGTTCCCGATTTCCTTTAACCTGGCTAATTCCTGTTTATCcattaagtgaaagttgctcagtcatgtctgactctttgccaccccgtggactatacagtccatgcagttttccaggccagaatactggagtgggtagcctttcccttgtccaggggattttcccaacccaggggtctcctgcattgcaggtggattctttaccagctgagtcccaagagaagcccaagaatactggagtgggtagtctatcccttccccagcagatcttcccgagccaggaattgaaccagggtctcctgcattgcaggtgtattctttgccaactgagctatcaggaaagcccatctcaacttaaatgtcacctcctctggggTGTCTCCCCTGACCCCCTGGCCTGACTCTCTCAAGTCTGAATTAGGTGCCCTTTCTCTATGTTCTCACAATACCCTGTTATTCCCAGGGCCCAAGTGACACTGTGCATAGAGTAAACCTCAGTAAACATttcttcagtgaatgaatgaaattcacAAGAATGCTGACTGCAAAGAAAGATTTGAAAAGCTGGCAGCTGATGAACATTCTCTTTCCATGTCCAGCATTCTCCTGGTGTGCAGCCTGCAGATGTGGAGGAAGTTGTGGAGAAGGGTGTGCAGATCCTTGTGATTGGCCGAGGGATGAGTGAGGCCTTAAAGGTTGGTATTGGTGAGCACAGCATTCCTGAGGACTTTCAGTAATCTCTCGGGTCTTTACCATAGAGATACGTCCATGTATCACGCACCCCCATTCTGCTGAGCCAGTGGATGGCCTAGGATGAAGTAGTGGCTGAGCCTACTCTTCCCCATCAGGGTTGGTCTCTCCAGTCTCTACGTAACCAAAGGCTGGTGTTGTTTCAACCATATTCCAGAAATTCCTCAATCTTGGAAATATCTTAAGTTCTATAGCTATCAATATTTGGCTCTTCAGAGTTTTATGGTATCTTCCATTTTTAcagtacttaaaatttttcttttcttggtcacattcaagttttttttcccttttcagaaaaaaaaagtttgtttttattgtaCTTATAGAAATAATACATGCTTGTTGTGAAAAAGTCAACACAGAAACGTAGTATTAAAAAGGTGAAAGACTCCCCCTTCCCAGTCACATGTGATGTATATGTAACTGCTCCAATTCTCTTTCTACACGTCTAGTAATATATACTCACTTATGCATACTGACATCCATGCTTTTACATAAACAGGATCACACTATACATATTGTCCTGcaactttttattcatttgttattgCATTATGGACAGCCTTTCACGTAAGTTTATAGAGATCTACTTCATTCTGTCCCTTATAAACATGTCCTAAAATCCAGTTCCTTACTGATGAAGGTGcctttatattttttagtttaatctagtttttttcccctccattaaAATGACTCCTATCCATAAGGCTACTGTTAATATAAAACTgttcaaatatatgaaaaagtaatataggacattttaaaaacatttcgcTGAGAGTTCCTTCTAACAGAgttgaattaaaatttatttaaaaataatattcaggaCAAGTCAGAGTTGAGAAAATATCCAATAATAGCTGCCACTAttgaaaatcttttatataaattcatttacaaatatttattcagcacctTCTATGGGTCAGACACTGTTCAAGGTACTGGGGACAACAAGGTAAAAAAGGTTCATGGCCCTCGTGAATAATAAATATGTAGACAATTTCAGATCATAATAAATGCTGTGAAGAAAATGGTGACTTCTGAGGGCTGTTCTAAATGAGGTGATCAAGAAAGGCCTGAGAACACATTTGAGCTGCAGTATATGTACATTCGTAAGACTTCATCCTCACACCAACCTTGTGGCTTTAagtattatcatccccattttatagaggaggaaattgcaattGACAGGCTTTCAGACGGTCTCTTGGTTATTGCACGGCAAAGTTAGAAGTTAGACTCCGGTTGGATTGACTCAAACATTTAACATTTACATGCTAGACATTTTACATACTTTAGCTGAATTTGTTCTCATACTAACCCTGTGAGTTAGGTGGTATTACCTCTATTTACACACATGGCAAAAGAGGCTCAGAGTATTTAATTCACTTACCCAGTCATACTGCTAGGAAGGACTTAAATTCAAGACTGTCTGGCTCCAAAATCCACGCTCTTTCCAGTTTCCATCTCACCTGAGCTGTGTGcacatattttatgatatttctgTCAACCTCTTAGAAGACTCTCTGACTCCTTGGGGCTCACTGCCAAATTTTGGACTGGTGACATGCTGGGTGATTGGGGAGTGACAGTTGTCAGTGTCCAATTCTGTAGAATATATTTGCCTCATAGCAGGAAAGGAAAGCCTGGGGGCCTTTCACCCTGATTTActcatctttttccttctttccaggtACCCCCATCAACCGTAGAGTACCTCAAGAAAAAAGGCATTGATGTGCGGGTCCTCCAGACAGAGCAGGCAGTGAAAGAGTATAATGCCTTGGCTACCCAAGGCATCAGGGTGGGAGGGGTCTTCCATTCCACCTGCTGATGGAGGCTTAAGAGAATAAATCACTGAACAATGATGCCTGCGACTGTCACTCTCGCCACTCTCCACTCCAGCCTCCCTAGCACTTTAGAACAGCTGCCTGCACCAGGTCCTGGGCTAGGCTCTGCGATGCGCGGATGACTCAGGCAAGGCTCCTGTCCTaaggggtggggaggcggggatAGAGGAGACAGATGTTTACCAAAGTTTAATACTGTGGTAAATGTTAGAccagaagtaaatgaaaataaagccaaaaatgAAGAAAGCCTTCTGATTTGAAGTTTGAAAGCCAAAGTTTCAGTACATTAAAATCATATTGTAATTGATACTTTGAAATGTTTAGTCATCAACCAATTTTATTAAGTACTTTGTATACCAGACAATGCTACAGGTTCCAAAGACAGCAGTAAGTCTTGTGCTCATCAAGTTTCTAGTGTGCCAAATAAATAAGCGAGCAAATACATATTGTGAATAGaatatgttttaagaaaaataaagcaagataagAAAAGAGTGATAGGGGCTACTTCAGATATGTGGAAAGGGAAAATTTCTTTGTGCAATAACATGAGCAGAGCCCTGAAGCAACACTTCAGTAACAGTAAAAGGAGCTATGCCTTGATACTTAGGTTCTAGACAGGCTGTTCCACTAACTAAACCTGAGTCTTGCCAGTTCTCTCGGCCTCAGATTCCCTCACTATAAAATGATAGAGCTGGACTACATGCCTTCTAATGGCCCCTACTGGCATGGATAGCCATGGTTCTATTAAATACCAAGTGACCTTTTTgaaaccttgctgctgctaagtcgcttcagtcttgtctgactcctagtgaccccatagacagcagcccaccgggctcccccatccctgggattctccaggcaagaacactggagtgggttgccatttccttctccaatgcatgaaagtgaaaagtgaaagtgaagtcgctcagtcgtgtccgactcttagcgaccccatgaactgtagcctaccaggctcctccgtccatgggattttccaggcaagagtactggagtggggtgccattaccttctcctttTGAAACCTTATGATAGACTAATAGAATTATTAACAGTTATCAGCAttgccttatttttcattttccccctGTTAATAAAAGTTAACGAGTATTGGCTTTGGTGTCCATTGGCCTTGACTTTGACCTGTGGCTTCCAGTGCCATTCATTGGTTGggcatttatttaatttctcagaGTTTCACTGTTCTCATGTCAGATAGGGATAATATTAGTACCTGAAGTTATCACAGGTGTTAAGTGGGGTAATTCAAAGAAAGTCTTAGCACTCTGCCTGGCATGTACTAAGGACTCAATAAACTGAAACCACTGTCATTATCTTTCTCTTAAGGGGGCTGCTGTGTAAAGCTAACTGGTTTCATCTTATGGTTCTTAATATAGCAGCTTATTATTTCATAGATTCATAGGATGTTGGTGCCCAAAGGAATTATCTACTTTTTTgctcactcatttattcagtaaTTCTCTTTCATACTCATTTactgaaagtctt from Bos indicus x Bos taurus breed Angus x Brahman F1 hybrid chromosome 29, Bos_hybrid_MaternalHap_v2.0, whole genome shotgun sequence carries:
- the AAMDC gene encoding mth938 domain-containing protein, whose product is MSSPEIASLSWGQMKVQGSTKIYKDCKVWPGGSRDWDWRETGTEHSPGVQPADVEEVVEKGVQILVIGRGMSEALKVPPSTVEYLKKKGIDVRVLQTEQAVKEYNALATQGIRVGGVFHSTC